In Niallia sp. FSL W8-0635, one genomic interval encodes:
- a CDS encoding CotO family spore coat protein, with amino-acid sequence MVYSENSKPYLSQSGTKKMEGNMQVSYSAKISKQKQYKDLMEKKQKEEMLQEIKEKKELTKESTEKPASIENVQEQIQHYQEQQVEKTPRKPAFKRLKSFKEMGIVEKLEYLLHFPKQLPPVPCLVITAKENIRGFVVDLTEENVDIKLMDQSVVTLKISTIQEVRMIGI; translated from the coding sequence ATGGTGTATAGTGAGAATAGTAAGCCTTACCTTTCACAGTCTGGTACAAAAAAGATGGAAGGCAATATGCAAGTTAGCTATTCTGCAAAAATTTCTAAACAGAAACAATACAAAGATTTGATGGAGAAGAAACAAAAAGAAGAAATGCTCCAGGAAATAAAGGAGAAAAAAGAGCTAACGAAAGAAAGCACGGAAAAGCCAGCTTCAATTGAAAATGTTCAGGAACAAATTCAACATTATCAAGAACAACAAGTGGAAAAAACTCCAAGAAAGCCAGCCTTTAAACGATTGAAGAGTTTTAAAGAAATGGGGATAGTTGAGAAATTAGAGTACTTACTTCATTTTCCGAAGCAGTTACCACCAGTTCCTTGTTTGGTAATAACGGCTAAAGAGAATATTCGTGGTTTTGTTGTTGATTTAACAGAGGAAAATGTTGACATAAAATTAATGGATCAATCAGTCGTCACTTTAAAAATCTCTACAATTCAGGAAGTCAGAATGATTGGAATTTAA
- a CDS encoding sporulation protein has protein sequence MTNKKCAFFILICSICVLLTGCEKDTPNSRWSMLKKVDPEPVVIYTEPEAGQKELVQGIKEETNTISSIYDVAVVKGKKDTLVAYKVKQMARFKMKSIEKELTEKLESKYPEEKFTVSSDFKIFLETIRLRDKIQEPDFSEDKADKRLKEIIKLNNELT, from the coding sequence ATGACAAATAAAAAGTGCGCTTTTTTTATTTTGATTTGTAGCATATGTGTTTTATTAACAGGTTGTGAGAAAGATACGCCGAATAGCAGATGGTCTATGTTGAAAAAGGTAGATCCAGAACCAGTCGTTATTTATACAGAACCTGAAGCAGGTCAAAAAGAATTGGTACAAGGAATTAAGGAAGAAACAAATACTATTTCGTCCATTTATGATGTAGCAGTGGTTAAAGGTAAGAAGGATACACTTGTAGCCTATAAAGTAAAGCAGATGGCCCGTTTTAAAATGAAAAGCATTGAAAAAGAATTAACGGAAAAACTGGAATCAAAATATCCAGAAGAGAAATTTACTGTTTCCAGTGATTTTAAAATTTTCTTAGAGACAATCCGTTTAAGGGATAAAATTCAAGAACCAGACTTTAGTGAAGATAAAGCAGACAAGCGTTTAAAAGAGATTATCAAATTAAATAATGAGTTAACGTAA
- the spoVAC gene encoding stage V sporulation protein AC — protein sequence MADSKKKNKTPAQQQYEKFEQQYETKRPVLKNCIKAFFVGGFICMIGQVISYIYIYFFHFTEQTSSNPTTATVIFFSMLLTGFGVYDRIGQFAGAGSAVPVTGFGNSIISAAIEHRTEGFVLGVGGNIFKLAGSVILFGVFSAFVVALIKTIFIMMTGGF from the coding sequence TTGGCAGACAGTAAGAAAAAAAACAAAACACCGGCACAACAGCAGTATGAAAAATTTGAACAACAATATGAAACGAAACGACCTGTATTAAAAAATTGTATAAAAGCATTTTTTGTTGGTGGGTTTATTTGCATGATTGGACAGGTTATTTCTTATATATATATATATTTCTTCCATTTTACGGAACAAACATCTAGTAATCCAACTACAGCTACTGTCATATTTTTTTCGATGTTATTGACTGGGTTTGGTGTATATGATCGGATAGGACAGTTTGCAGGAGCAGGTAGTGCTGTTCCTGTAACAGGATTTGGTAATAGTATTATATCTGCCGCAATTGAACATCGTACAGAAGGATTTGTACTAGGGGTAGGTGGAAATATATTTAAGTTGGCTGGCTCGGTAATTTTATTCGGTGTTTTTTCCGCATTTGTGGTCGCGCTTATTAAAACAATCTTCATTATGATGACGGGGGGATTCTAA
- a CDS encoding monovalent cation:proton antiporter family protein has translation MEHGASFASLVIVVTVALLTPIILQRLKLNIIPVVVAEILMGLIIGKSGFNLVEQDMWLETLSTLGFIFLMFLSGLEIDFSAFSSKKKRETLPNGKLEPKTFQTATIIFAAILVLSIGLSFLFVLAGFVDSAFLMTIIIATISLGVVVPTLKEANIMKSVIGQIILLVAVIADLVTMILLAVFASIHETGGNTWLLLILFVAGLILYFVGSRIKNNKIMDTLSRGTVQIGTRAVFALIIFLVALSESVGAEHILGAFLAGVLVSLLSPNEELVHKLDSFGYGFLIPIFFVMIGVDMDIWSLFTDPKLLLFIPLLLIALLVSKLLPVYYLKKWYDTKTIIASGFLLTSTLSLVIAASTIGERLNIITPQMSGIFILVAIISCIITPIVFKKLFPKEAAREKVINVSIIGVNQVTMQVYQELKSTLYDVTFYHKQQEKYDFQLADSLFEIVELENYSEEILQQTDIYGADIVVISTGDSFLNAEMSLMIKRAGVDRVICRVENMEMEEELRREDIEVFSMLTSTKALLTALIQSPNIFALLGNTETSLHEIILRNKEFEGMSLRSFPFTGDVIFVRIFRGADFVIPHGDTELQLNDHLLVTGSHEYVTELKRQLEFNFK, from the coding sequence ATGGAACACGGTGCTTCTTTCGCATCACTAGTTATCGTGGTTACGGTGGCTCTATTAACCCCAATTATTTTGCAACGACTCAAATTAAATATTATTCCTGTCGTTGTTGCAGAAATTCTCATGGGATTAATAATTGGAAAAAGTGGATTTAATCTAGTCGAACAGGATATGTGGCTTGAAACACTATCAACATTAGGCTTTATCTTTTTAATGTTTTTGAGTGGGCTAGAGATAGATTTTTCCGCTTTTTCTAGTAAGAAAAAAAGAGAGACATTGCCTAATGGTAAATTAGAGCCAAAAACATTTCAAACGGCAACCATTATTTTTGCGGCGATTCTCGTTCTATCAATTGGATTAAGTTTCTTATTTGTACTCGCTGGATTTGTCGATAGTGCATTCTTAATGACAATTATTATTGCTACTATCTCCTTAGGAGTGGTAGTACCAACTTTAAAAGAAGCCAATATTATGAAGTCTGTTATTGGGCAAATTATATTACTTGTAGCGGTAATTGCAGATTTAGTAACAATGATTTTACTTGCAGTATTTGCATCGATACATGAAACAGGGGGAAATACTTGGCTATTATTAATTCTTTTTGTCGCAGGTTTAATTCTCTACTTTGTTGGTAGTAGAATAAAGAACAATAAGATTATGGATACTCTCTCAAGAGGGACGGTACAAATTGGTACTAGAGCAGTGTTTGCGCTAATTATTTTTCTTGTGGCATTATCAGAATCTGTTGGAGCTGAACATATTTTAGGTGCATTCTTGGCTGGGGTACTAGTATCTCTACTTTCGCCAAATGAAGAATTGGTTCATAAGCTAGATTCCTTTGGTTATGGATTCCTTATTCCTATCTTCTTTGTGATGATAGGAGTTGACATGGATATATGGTCGTTATTTACAGATCCTAAATTATTATTATTTATTCCGTTATTATTAATTGCTTTATTAGTAAGTAAGCTGCTACCTGTCTATTATTTGAAAAAATGGTATGATACAAAAACGATTATAGCTTCTGGATTTTTATTAACATCGACACTTTCACTCGTTATTGCGGCATCAACAATAGGAGAACGATTAAATATCATAACCCCGCAAATGAGCGGAATTTTTATTCTAGTTGCAATTATATCTTGTATCATTACGCCGATTGTCTTTAAAAAGCTATTCCCAAAAGAAGCAGCTCGCGAAAAAGTGATAAATGTTTCTATTATTGGGGTTAACCAAGTAACGATGCAGGTTTATCAAGAGTTGAAATCTACGTTGTATGATGTCACCTTTTATCATAAACAACAAGAAAAATACGATTTTCAATTAGCAGATTCCTTGTTTGAAATCGTGGAATTGGAAAATTATTCGGAGGAGATTCTACAACAAACAGATATTTACGGAGCAGATATTGTTGTGATTTCGACAGGAGATTCCTTCTTAAATGCAGAGATGAGTCTTATGATTAAAAGAGCAGGGGTAGATCGAGTAATTTGTCGGGTGGAAAATATGGAAATGGAAGAGGAATTACGCAGGGAAGATATAGAAGTATTCTCTATGCTGACATCTACGAAAGCATTATTAACGGCATTAATTCAGTCTCCAAATATTTTTGCATTGCTTGGTAATACGGAGACATCCTTGCATGAAATAATATTAAGAAACAAGGAATTTGAAGGGATGTCCTTAAGATCATTCCCGTTTACCGGAGATGTCATTTTCGTCCGAATCTTTAGAGGTGCCGATTTTGTCATACCTCATGGAGATACAGAGCTTCAACTTAATGATCATCTTCTTGTTACAGGGTCCCATGAGTATGTAACAGAATTAAAGCGACAGTTGGAGTTTAATTTTAAATAA
- the spoVAD gene encoding stage V sporulation protein AD, which produces MLQGKQSWVFQNHPVIKATGVSGGPFEGNGMLAKDFDILHDDLWMGKTSYEQAHRILLEEAAQTALKKGERKPEDIQFFLAGDLINQITPSSFAARDLKIPYFGLFGACSTSMEGLALASFMVNYQGATNVLTGASSHNAAVEKQFRYPTEYGGQKPPTAQWTVTGAGVALITNEQSNDQLPYTTAATIGKVVDMGLADPFNMGGAMAPAAVDTILAHFQDLNLDPSHYDLIVTGDLGRIGRETAIALLKEKGLSIDENKFKDCGLLIYTNEQPVQSGGSGAGCSATVLYGHLLNEMKKGIYKRILLVATGALLSPLTVQQNETIPCIAHAVSIEI; this is translated from the coding sequence ATGCTTCAAGGTAAACAGTCCTGGGTTTTTCAAAATCATCCAGTAATAAAAGCTACCGGCGTGTCAGGAGGACCCTTTGAAGGAAATGGAATGTTAGCGAAAGACTTTGATATTTTGCATGATGATTTATGGATGGGGAAAACCTCCTATGAGCAAGCCCATCGGATATTATTAGAGGAAGCTGCCCAAACCGCTTTAAAAAAGGGAGAACGAAAACCAGAAGATATCCAGTTTTTTTTAGCAGGTGATTTAATCAACCAAATTACACCGTCAAGCTTTGCTGCAAGAGATTTGAAAATACCTTATTTCGGCTTGTTTGGCGCTTGTTCTACGTCTATGGAAGGTTTAGCTCTTGCGTCCTTTATGGTGAATTACCAAGGAGCTACGAATGTTTTGACAGGTGCTTCTAGCCATAATGCAGCGGTTGAAAAACAGTTTCGTTATCCAACAGAATATGGTGGACAGAAACCCCCGACAGCACAATGGACTGTAACCGGAGCAGGTGTGGCCTTAATTACAAATGAGCAATCAAATGATCAATTGCCGTATACAACTGCTGCCACTATTGGGAAAGTAGTGGATATGGGATTAGCAGATCCATTTAATATGGGTGGAGCAATGGCCCCGGCAGCTGTAGATACGATACTTGCACACTTCCAGGATTTAAATCTTGATCCTTCTCACTATGACTTAATTGTTACAGGTGATTTAGGAAGAATCGGAAGAGAAACTGCTATAGCTCTTCTAAAAGAAAAAGGATTAAGCATAGATGAAAATAAATTCAAAGATTGCGGTTTATTAATTTATACCAATGAGCAACCTGTTCAATCTGGGGGAAGTGGAGCGGGATGTTCGGCAACCGTACTATATGGACATTTATTAAATGAAATGAAAAAAGGGATATATAAAAGAATTCTATTAGTTGCAACTGGTGCGCTTCTTTCTCCATTAACAGTTCAACAAAATGAAACAATACCTTGTATCGCTCACGCTGTTTCAATTGAAATCTAA
- a CDS encoding DUF1360 domain-containing protein has translation MDIHWMEFFLLILASFRLTRLVVFDQITEFFRKFFLDEVEEKNKEGQIEVYIVPKSGKIRGFFGELISCYWCTGVWVAIFLTLLYYFFPSICEPFILVFAIAGGASLIEAILQRVFVE, from the coding sequence ATGGATATCCATTGGATGGAGTTTTTTTTATTAATACTGGCAAGCTTTCGGCTAACAAGATTAGTTGTTTTTGATCAAATTACAGAGTTTTTCCGGAAGTTTTTTTTAGATGAAGTAGAAGAAAAGAATAAGGAAGGTCAAATAGAAGTATATATTGTACCTAAATCAGGGAAAATCCGCGGGTTCTTTGGGGAGCTTATTAGCTGTTATTGGTGTACGGGTGTGTGGGTAGCTATTTTTCTTACTCTTTTATATTATTTCTTTCCAAGCATTTGTGAACCTTTTATTCTTGTCTTTGCCATTGCAGGTGGCGCATCCTTGATTGAAGCTATTTTACAAAGAGTGTTTGTTGAATAG
- a CDS encoding YjcZ family sporulation protein → MCYGGYGYGGGYSGGGISSFALIVVLFILLVIVGASFYN, encoded by the coding sequence ATGTGTTATGGCGGATATGGCTATGGCGGCGGCTATAGCGGAGGAGGAATCTCTTCTTTTGCTTTAATCGTTGTTTTATTTATCCTTTTAGTTATCGTTGGAGCTAGCTTCTACAACTAA
- the mgtE gene encoding magnesium transporter, whose product MSDKILTKEAQRRVILHSLQNENLQEFRKNFLDLHPYDQASFFKEMEIEERAKVFEYLAPSEIAEMFENLEMDDWEYQEIFAKLIPDYVAETLANMSADDAVDILNVLEKEQVESYLAIMDQPTAASIKALMHYEESTAGSIMTVDYISLSAEQTVATAMDILKREAPTAETIYYIYVVNEQKQLVGVVSLRSLIVSNNQTLIKEIMSDRIHSVSVSEDQEEVAKKMQDYDFLALPVVDFQKRLLGIITIDDIVDVMQEEASEDYSKFAAVSNMDFVDQHPFSAAKKRLPWLIILLFLGMFTASLIGRFEETLDQVAILAVFIPLIAGMAGNTGTQALAVAVRGIATGDIGKENSWKLIVREAGTGLITGTICGILVTIVVYVWKGDLFLGILVGISILGTLIVATIAGAIIPLIMHKFNIDPAVASGPFITTINDIISILIYFGMATMFMSYLTN is encoded by the coding sequence GTGTCAGATAAGATTTTAACGAAGGAAGCGCAGCGTAGGGTAATTCTCCATTCTTTACAAAATGAAAACTTACAGGAATTCCGTAAAAATTTCCTTGATTTACATCCTTATGACCAAGCTTCATTTTTTAAGGAAATGGAGATAGAAGAAAGAGCTAAAGTTTTTGAATACTTAGCTCCAAGTGAAATTGCAGAAATGTTTGAGAACTTAGAAATGGATGATTGGGAATATCAAGAGATTTTTGCTAAGCTTATTCCGGATTATGTAGCAGAAACATTGGCTAATATGTCTGCAGACGATGCTGTAGATATATTAAATGTATTAGAAAAAGAGCAAGTTGAAAGCTATTTGGCCATAATGGATCAACCAACTGCAGCGAGCATCAAAGCACTGATGCACTATGAAGAGTCAACTGCTGGAAGTATTATGACGGTAGACTATATTAGTTTATCGGCAGAACAAACAGTAGCAACTGCTATGGATATTTTGAAAAGAGAGGCTCCTACGGCAGAAACCATTTACTATATCTATGTTGTTAATGAACAAAAACAATTAGTGGGCGTCGTTTCTTTACGAAGTTTAATTGTAAGTAATAATCAAACCCTTATAAAAGAAATAATGAGTGATCGCATTCATTCTGTCTCTGTAAGTGAAGATCAGGAAGAAGTAGCTAAAAAAATGCAAGACTATGACTTTTTAGCACTGCCTGTTGTTGATTTTCAAAAAAGATTACTTGGGATTATTACAATTGACGATATTGTGGATGTTATGCAAGAGGAAGCGTCTGAGGATTATTCGAAATTTGCTGCTGTATCTAATATGGATTTTGTTGATCAGCATCCATTTTCTGCTGCAAAGAAGAGACTCCCATGGCTTATTATTTTATTATTTCTCGGGATGTTTACTGCAAGCCTAATTGGCCGGTTTGAAGAAACATTGGATCAAGTAGCGATTCTAGCCGTTTTTATTCCATTAATTGCTGGAATGGCTGGGAATACGGGAACTCAAGCATTAGCAGTTGCTGTTCGTGGGATTGCAACAGGTGATATTGGGAAAGAAAATAGCTGGAAGTTAATTGTAAGAGAAGCAGGTACAGGATTAATTACTGGTACAATCTGTGGAATACTTGTTACTATTGTTGTGTATGTATGGAAGGGTGATTTATTTCTAGGAATACTTGTTGGAATTTCGATTCTTGGAACATTGATTGTAGCTACAATAGCTGGTGCAATTATTCCTCTTATTATGCACAAATTTAATATCGACCCAGCAGTGGCTTCCGGTCCATTTATTACAACGATTAATGATATTATCAGTATTCTAATTTATTTTGGCATGGCAACAATGTTTATGAGTTATTTAACAAATTAG
- the prpE gene encoding bis(5'-nucleosyl)-tetraphosphatase PrpE, with product MKLDIIGDIHGCYEEFKLLTEKLGYIWNQGYPQHPGERKLAFVGDLTDRGPASLAVIETVYLLVKSDLAYYVPGNHCDKLYRFFLGRNVKIAHGLETTVAEWEQLNKKEQQKIKRMFRELYENAPLYHILDEQKLVIAHAGIREDYIGQYHSKVKTFALYGDITGEAHADGSPVRRDWAKHYNGKPIIVYGHTPVRNVREIHRTYNIDTGAVFGGKLTALKYPELTIESVPSSMPFTPEKFRTFDVEVVEKNGR from the coding sequence ATGAAGCTTGATATCATCGGAGATATTCATGGATGCTATGAGGAATTTAAACTTTTAACAGAGAAATTAGGTTATATATGGAACCAAGGTTATCCACAGCATCCAGGAGAAAGAAAATTAGCATTTGTAGGGGATTTAACGGATCGCGGTCCTGCTTCCTTAGCTGTAATAGAAACTGTCTATTTATTAGTCAAAAGTGATTTAGCCTATTATGTACCAGGAAACCATTGTGACAAGCTATATCGATTTTTTCTAGGAAGAAATGTAAAAATTGCTCATGGCTTAGAAACAACAGTAGCCGAATGGGAACAATTAAATAAAAAAGAACAGCAAAAAATCAAAAGAATGTTCAGAGAGTTATATGAAAATGCACCTTTATATCACATTCTTGATGAGCAAAAGCTTGTCATCGCTCACGCTGGTATTCGGGAGGACTATATTGGTCAATATCATAGTAAGGTAAAAACATTTGCACTTTATGGTGATATCACAGGGGAAGCTCATGCTGATGGTTCACCGGTAAGAAGAGATTGGGCTAAACATTATAATGGAAAACCGATTATTGTATATGGTCATACACCTGTAAGAAATGTAAGAGAAATTCATCGCACCTATAACATTGATACTGGGGCTGTTTTTGGTGGAAAATTAACGGCTCTAAAATATCCAGAACTAACAATCGAATCTGTGCCTTCCAGTATGCCCTTTACTCCAGAGAAGTTTCGTACATTTGATGTAGAAGTAGTAGAGAAGAATGGCAGGTGA
- a CDS encoding stage VI sporulation protein F, whose product MNNNFFKNIESKTGVNMKDILELANSLQNANFKDEKTVRSVIRRVSQIAGKSVPKQTEDKIVESIVKDGKQLDFNTLSKMINKK is encoded by the coding sequence ATGAACAATAATTTTTTTAAAAACATAGAGTCAAAAACTGGTGTAAATATGAAAGATATTTTGGAACTAGCTAATTCCTTACAAAATGCTAATTTTAAAGATGAAAAAACAGTGAGAAGTGTTATTCGCAGAGTTTCGCAAATTGCTGGTAAATCTGTTCCTAAGCAAACGGAAGATAAAATTGTTGAATCTATCGTAAAAGATGGCAAACAGCTTGATTTCAATACTCTATCTAAAATGATTAACAAAAAGTAA
- a CDS encoding CotY/CotZ family spore coat protein, whose translation MGCGKKEDIYGTSSCVCEVVRAIKDIQDNAEDTCECETNCFSEPLGSLVSPTKRNKADTRVFVLSTADGSPFHAFYTGSDCNCVSIFFRVEDVFDNCCAVLRVLAPIGKDGETLDIVGHKGIDLSKICELEGFVRTSSCITVDLSCFCAVQCIADVDLNICD comes from the coding sequence ATGGGTTGTGGAAAAAAAGAAGATATTTACGGTACATCCAGCTGTGTTTGCGAAGTGGTTCGTGCCATTAAAGATATCCAAGATAACGCTGAAGACACTTGCGAATGCGAAACTAACTGTTTCTCAGAGCCTCTAGGATCACTTGTATCTCCAACAAAAAGAAATAAAGCAGATACTCGTGTATTCGTTTTAAGCACTGCAGATGGCTCTCCATTCCATGCATTTTATACAGGTTCAGACTGCAACTGCGTTTCTATCTTTTTCCGAGTAGAGGATGTTTTTGATAACTGCTGTGCAGTATTAAGAGTTCTTGCTCCAATCGGTAAAGACGGAGAAACACTTGATATCGTTGGACACAAAGGAATCGACTTAAGCAAAATTTGTGAATTAGAAGGTTTTGTTCGCACTTCAAGCTGCATCACAGTTGACTTAAGCTGCTTCTGCGCAGTTCAATGTATCGCTGACGTTGACTTAAACATTTGTGACTAA
- the spoVAE gene encoding stage V sporulation protein AE: protein MLPMFFWAFVIGGIICVIGQLMFDVAKLTPAHTLTTLVVVGAILDGFGLYEPFADFAGAGATIPITSFGNALVHGAMQEAEKHGIIGVLTGMFEVTSSGISAAIIFGFIGALIFKPKG, encoded by the coding sequence ATGCTTCCAATGTTTTTCTGGGCATTTGTCATAGGTGGGATTATTTGCGTAATTGGTCAGCTAATGTTTGATGTTGCCAAGCTAACCCCAGCCCATACATTAACAACATTAGTTGTTGTTGGTGCAATATTAGACGGATTTGGATTATACGAGCCATTTGCAGATTTTGCAGGGGCAGGTGCAACGATTCCTATTACAAGCTTTGGTAATGCATTAGTACATGGAGCAATGCAAGAGGCAGAAAAGCATGGCATTATTGGCGTATTAACTGGGATGTTCGAGGTAACGAGCTCAGGAATATCTGCTGCCATCATATTTGGTTTTATCGGTGCGCTCATTTTTAAACCAAAAGGGTAA
- the fabI gene encoding enoyl-ACP reductase FabI, translated as MTFSLKGKTYVVMGVANKRSIAWGIATSLHKAGARLIFTYAGERLEKSVRDLVATLDSTDSIVLPCDVTNDQEIATCFEAIKKEVGTIHGIAHCIAFAHKEELQGDYMNTTRDGFLLAHNISSYSLTAVAKEAKGLMTEGGSIVTLTYLGGERAIRNYNVMGVAKASLDASVRYLAADLGKEGIRVNSISAGPIRTLSAKGISDFNSILKEIEERSPLRRTTTPEEVGDTALFLFSDLARGITGENIHVDSGFHIVG; from the coding sequence ATGACTTTTTCATTAAAGGGCAAAACCTATGTAGTTATGGGTGTTGCAAATAAAAGAAGTATTGCATGGGGAATTGCGACTTCCTTGCATAAAGCAGGTGCTCGTTTAATTTTCACTTATGCTGGGGAAAGATTAGAAAAAAGCGTTCGTGACCTTGTTGCTACTTTAGATTCAACAGATAGCATTGTGTTACCATGTGATGTAACAAATGATCAAGAAATCGCTACTTGCTTTGAAGCTATCAAAAAAGAAGTAGGGACAATTCATGGAATTGCTCACTGTATCGCTTTTGCTCATAAAGAAGAATTACAAGGCGATTATATGAATACTACTAGAGACGGATTCTTGCTTGCTCATAATATTAGTTCTTATTCATTAACAGCTGTTGCGAAAGAAGCAAAAGGCTTAATGACAGAAGGCGGAAGCATTGTGACATTAACTTATTTAGGCGGAGAGCGCGCAATTAGAAATTACAATGTAATGGGTGTTGCAAAAGCTTCCTTGGATGCAAGTGTTCGTTATTTAGCTGCTGATTTAGGAAAAGAAGGAATTCGTGTAAACTCGATTTCTGCAGGTCCGATTCGTACATTATCTGCAAAAGGAATCAGTGATTTTAATTCGATTTTAAAAGAAATTGAAGAACGTTCTCCACTTAGAAGAACAACAACGCCTGAAGAAGTAGGAGATACAGCATTATTCTTGTTTAGTGATTTAGCAAGAGGAATAACTGGTGAAAATATTCATGTAGATTCAGGTTTCCATATTGTTGGTTAA